A stretch of DNA from Pseudonocardia hierapolitana:
CGGTGGCGGTGACGGGGCGGAAGGACTAGGTGGACAAACGCGCGGCTAGCGTGCTGCGCCATGGCCGAGAACGAGCCGGCGGCGATCCACTTCCGGTCCGCACACGCAGGTGACGCCGAGCGGGTGGCGGCGTTGCACGCTGCGAGCTGGCAGCGGCACTACCGCGGTGCCTATGCCGACGCCTACCTCGACGGGGACGTCCTCGCCGACCGCCGGGCGGTCTGGTCGGCGCGCCTGGCCGAGCCGGCCGGCAGCATCACGGTGCTGGCCGAGGACGGCAGCGACCTCGCCGGCTTCGTCCACATCGTCCTAGACGAGGACGCCGAATGGGGAAGCCTCGTCGACAACCTGCACGTCGCGCTTCCCCATCAACGGACCGGCCTCGGCACCGCCCTCCTCGCCCACGCCGCTCAGGGCGTCCTCGAGCGCGCCGCCACCCCGGCCACCTACCTCTGGGTGCTCGAGCAGAACACGACGGCGCGGGAGTTCTACCGGGCCCGAGGCGGCGCCCACGTGGAGGAAGCGCCCGTCCCCCCGCCCGGTGGCGTGCCGTCCCGTCTCGAGGGCGCCCCGACCATGTGCCGCATCGCCTGGCCGGATGCATCCGTATTGGTGCGCCGCTGATCTGGCAGGAGGTCCAGCGGCGGACCCGGTGGCCGTCAGGCTGTCGCGAGCCACTCCCCGATCGTCCGGGCGGTGCGCTCCGGCTGGTCCTCGGCCGTGTACGTGTACGCGTCGGCGATCGTGCGCAGCTCGGCGCCGAGGGCGGCGGCGTACCGCTCGGCGTGGTCGAGCGGGAAGACGCGGTCCTCCGCAGCCCACGCGAGCAGCACCGGCTTGTCGAACGACCGCCGCAGCCGCTCGGCCGCGGCCCTCGTGAAGTGCGGCGAGACGGCGCCGATCGCGTTGCGCCCGTCGTTCCTGATGGCCGGGCGGGTCAGCACCGGCCGCACGTAGCTGCGCATCACCTGCGCATCGATCGGGCGCTTGGCGAGCCAGCCGTACGTGTTCGGCAGCCGCCACGTCAGGGGCAGCCGCAACGGCTGGTAGAGCAACCGGTGCGCGGCCGGGTGGCGCGCGGCGGCCTTGAGCAGCCCGAACCCGCCCGGCCCCGGTGGCCACGAGCAGTCCGGCGTCTCGCAGGAGTTCAGGACGAGCCGGGCGACCCGCTCGGGACGGTCGGCGGCGGCGACCTGGGCGTATGCCCCACCGGAGTCGTTGCCGATCAGCGTGACGTCGTCCAGGGCGAGCACGTCGAGGAAGTCGCCGATGAGCTGTGCGATTCCCGGCGGCGACAGATCCGCCCCGGGCGCCATCGGCACCGGGTGCGAGCCCAGCGGCCAGTCGACCGCGACGC
This window harbors:
- a CDS encoding GNAT family N-acetyltransferase, with the protein product MAENEPAAIHFRSAHAGDAERVAALHAASWQRHYRGAYADAYLDGDVLADRRAVWSARLAEPAGSITVLAEDGSDLAGFVHIVLDEDAEWGSLVDNLHVALPHQRTGLGTALLAHAAQGVLERAATPATYLWVLEQNTTAREFYRARGGAHVEEAPVPPPGGVPSRLEGAPTMCRIAWPDASVLVRR
- a CDS encoding alpha/beta fold hydrolase, whose product is MTRETWRDPRLGPAREVRLPAGPIRYHEVGHAPVLVFVHGYLVNANIWRKLVPLLADGYRCVAVDWPLGSHPVPMAPGADLSPPGIAQLIGDFLDVLALDDVTLIGNDSGGAYAQVAAADRPERVARLVLNSCETPDCSWPPGPGGFGLLKAAARHPAAHRLLYQPLRLPLTWRLPNTYGWLAKRPIDAQVMRSYVRPVLTRPAIRNDGRNAIGAVSPHFTRAAAERLRRSFDKPVLLAWAAEDRVFPLDHAERYAAALGAELRTIADAYTYTAEDQPERTARTIGEWLATA